The Candidatus Kapaibacterium sp. genome has a segment encoding these proteins:
- the dprA gene encoding DNA-processing protein DprA — translation MVRIVSDFKSLNEMTESSHPIRNKVFADDLFASGNHYYDESMKQIEHAEKNKSKFVTLWDSEYPTLLKSIAYPPPILFVKGTLQASDSIAIAIVGTRRPSTYGKLCAERFADYFALNNVVVVSGLAYGIDTIAHMTTVKGNGITYAVIASGIDKLSPSTSVTNSDKIIETGGAIISEYKFGISANLSSFPQRNRIIAGVSKAVLIVESAAKGGSLITARIAFNEGRDVFAIPGNINNKTSDGTNDLIRAEAAKIALSPQQILQDLGFDKVEFEAVKKAPVFSNKSAELLYSLLSYEPLHIDALLQKSELDISMLLVLLLELEFNGHIRQLPGKYYILNN, via the coding sequence TTGGTTAGAATAGTCAGCGATTTCAAATCACTGAACGAAATGACGGAATCATCGCATCCGATTAGGAACAAAGTTTTTGCGGATGATTTGTTCGCTTCCGGTAATCATTATTACGATGAAAGCATGAAGCAAATTGAACACGCGGAAAAAAACAAAAGCAAATTTGTCACTCTTTGGGATTCTGAATACCCCACATTATTGAAATCTATTGCCTATCCACCACCTATACTTTTTGTCAAGGGAACGTTGCAAGCATCTGATTCTATTGCAATTGCAATCGTTGGAACAAGACGCCCTTCGACATACGGAAAACTTTGTGCAGAAAGATTTGCAGATTATTTTGCATTAAATAATGTAGTCGTGGTGAGCGGATTAGCCTATGGAATAGATACAATAGCGCATATGACAACAGTCAAAGGCAATGGGATTACATATGCAGTTATCGCTTCAGGAATAGACAAGCTCTCCCCTTCAACATCCGTTACAAATTCTGACAAAATCATTGAAACAGGCGGAGCAATAATTTCCGAGTATAAATTTGGAATTAGTGCCAATTTAAGCTCTTTCCCTCAGCGAAATAGGATAATTGCCGGAGTATCGAAAGCAGTTTTGATAGTTGAAAGTGCTGCAAAAGGTGGCTCTTTGATTACAGCAAGAATCGCTTTCAACGAAGGTCGTGACGTATTTGCGATACCAGGAAATATCAACAACAAAACAAGCGACGGAACAAATGATTTAATCAGAGCAGAAGCCGCCAAAATAGCTTTATCGCCACAGCAAATCTTGCAGGACTTAGGTTTCGACAAAGTGGAATTTGAAGCAGTCAAAAAAGCACCTGTATTTTCAAACAAGAGTGCTGAATTGCTTTATAGTTTGCTCTCATATGAGCCGCTTCATATAGATGCATTGCTCCAAAAAAGCGAACTCGACATCTCAATGTTGCTCGTTTTGCTACTCGAGTTAGAATTTAACGGGCATATCAGACAATTACCCGGAAAGTATTATATACTAAATAATTAA
- a CDS encoding RNA methyltransferase gives MIYIDNVEDSIVADYQNLKQQSIDGTRRDKFVVEGRKVVRKLLQSELKTVSVFVTEDFFNENADLINSNVPDNFQFVASKALMNHIAGFKLHTGILAVARTPKFFDVSELSDTIVALNNINDAENLGSIIRNCIAFGIDSILIDAGTYYPYSRRVARVSMGSLFKVKIAYVNALNDSFNSLKHNKYSIFAIENNLESESFENFDFIGKKIIIFGNETKE, from the coding sequence AAATTTGAAACAGCAATCTATTGATGGCACGAGAAGAGATAAATTTGTAGTCGAAGGTAGAAAAGTAGTTAGAAAATTACTTCAAAGCGAACTCAAAACTGTTTCCGTATTTGTAACTGAAGATTTTTTCAATGAAAATGCAGATTTGATTAATAGCAATGTTCCCGATAATTTTCAATTTGTCGCTTCAAAAGCTTTGATGAATCATATTGCAGGTTTTAAATTGCACACGGGGATTTTAGCTGTTGCTCGTACACCAAAATTTTTCGATGTAAGCGAACTTTCTGATACAATAGTCGCACTCAATAATATAAACGATGCAGAAAATTTGGGTTCGATTATCCGAAATTGCATAGCTTTTGGAATTGATTCCATTTTGATAGATGCGGGCACTTATTATCCTTATTCGCGGAGAGTTGCAAGAGTTTCTATGGGTTCACTTTTCAAAGTCAAAATTGCATATGTAAATGCTTTAAATGATTCGTTTAACTCATTGAAACATAATAAATATAGCATCTTTGCAATTGAAAATAATTTAGAATCTGAATCTTTTGAAAATTTTGATTTTATTGGCAAAAAAATCATTATTTTTGGCAACGAAACAAAGGAATAG